In uncultured Campylobacter sp., a genomic segment contains:
- a CDS encoding ABC-F family ATP-binding cassette domain-containing protein: MALIDLIDVSKKFGPNEILNKVSLSVNERERIAIIGKNGSGKSTLMKLVAGSLEPDSGRRIVQGGVKVEMLAQNPKFDDAATVKDALNLELKEIFDARDEYAAVLEALGRDPHNNELNARQDELIKFIEAKDGWQIERKIERVLEEFKLKEYENRAVASLSGGEIRRVALGALILKKPDILLLDEPTNHLDVYMVRFLEDMLKSSRQTIVFISHDRYFIDALATRSAEIEEGALASFDGGYANYLAKKEEILASLAKSHETLLKQLKAEEEWLRRGVKARLKRNEGRKERVLAMREEAKKNPGVIRRVRLELERASKNFNQTQSINRKKMLFEIKQLSKNIGGKQLFSDFNARVLQGERIAIVGRNGSGKSTLIKILLGFEKPSSGEIKRGEVRVGYFDQSRSALDDDKSLIETFCPNGGDHVMVRGRNMHVYGYLKNFLFPKEFLDKPIGVLSGGEKNRVALALLFSKEYDVLVLDEPTNDLDIATINILEDYLQSFEGAIIIVSHDRYFVDKIAHKLWAFEGTAIEVLHQEYSVYLELEDELAELGKFEASLASEAEQAQKQKSKTSAKLSYKQTQILSSHPEKIAALEAKIKELNAGLSDPKIYQQIGLTALYNDLEAAKNELETLENEYFEVLEIAENLEQI; encoded by the coding sequence GTGGCTCTAATCGACCTTATCGACGTTAGTAAAAAATTCGGCCCTAATGAAATTTTAAACAAAGTAAGCCTCAGTGTAAACGAGCGCGAGCGTATCGCTATCATCGGTAAAAACGGCAGCGGCAAAAGTACGCTGATGAAACTAGTCGCGGGCTCGCTAGAGCCTGATAGTGGCAGGCGTATCGTGCAAGGCGGCGTAAAAGTAGAAATGCTCGCGCAAAATCCCAAATTTGACGATGCGGCGACGGTAAAAGACGCGCTAAATTTGGAGCTAAAAGAAATTTTCGACGCACGCGACGAGTATGCGGCGGTGCTAGAGGCACTCGGCCGCGATCCGCACAACAACGAGCTAAACGCGAGGCAAGATGAACTAATCAAATTTATCGAAGCAAAAGACGGCTGGCAGATCGAGCGCAAGATCGAGCGCGTGCTGGAGGAGTTTAAGCTAAAAGAGTACGAAAACCGAGCTGTCGCAAGCCTCAGCGGAGGCGAGATACGCCGCGTAGCTCTGGGCGCTTTGATCCTTAAAAAGCCCGATATTTTGCTGCTTGACGAGCCTACAAACCACCTTGACGTTTATATGGTGAGATTTTTAGAGGATATGCTAAAAAGCTCGCGTCAGACGATAGTTTTCATCTCGCACGATCGCTACTTTATCGACGCGCTAGCAACTAGAAGCGCCGAGATCGAGGAGGGCGCGCTGGCGTCATTTGACGGCGGTTACGCAAACTATCTAGCTAAAAAAGAGGAAATTTTAGCTAGCCTAGCTAAATCTCACGAGACGCTGTTAAAACAGCTAAAAGCCGAGGAGGAGTGGCTGCGCCGTGGCGTCAAAGCGCGTCTAAAACGCAACGAAGGGCGCAAAGAGCGAGTGCTAGCCATGCGCGAAGAGGCTAAGAAAAATCCGGGCGTGATACGCCGCGTTAGGCTCGAGCTTGAGCGCGCGAGTAAAAATTTTAACCAAACGCAAAGCATAAACCGCAAAAAGATGCTCTTTGAGATCAAACAATTAAGCAAAAATATCGGCGGTAAGCAGCTTTTTAGCGATTTTAACGCGCGCGTTTTGCAAGGCGAGCGTATCGCGATAGTCGGACGAAACGGCAGCGGCAAAAGCACTCTTATTAAAATTTTACTCGGGTTTGAAAAGCCTAGTAGCGGCGAGATTAAGCGCGGCGAGGTGCGCGTGGGATACTTTGACCAGTCGCGAAGCGCGCTGGATGACGATAAGAGCCTCATCGAGACCTTTTGCCCAAACGGCGGCGATCACGTCATGGTACGCGGGCGAAATATGCACGTCTACGGCTATCTTAAAAATTTCCTATTTCCTAAAGAATTCCTCGACAAACCCATCGGCGTGCTAAGCGGCGGCGAGAAAAACCGCGTGGCGCTGGCTTTGCTTTTTAGCAAGGAGTACGACGTACTCGTGCTTGACGAGCCTACAAACGACCTAGATATCGCTACTATCAACATCCTTGAGGACTACCTGCAAAGCTTTGAAGGCGCCATAATCATCGTTAGCCACGACCGCTACTTCGTCGATAAGATCGCGCACAAGCTCTGGGCATTTGAGGGCACGGCGATCGAGGTGCTACATCAAGAATATAGCGTCTATCTCGAACTAGAAGACGAATTAGCCGAGCTTGGTAAATTTGAAGCAAGCCTAGCTAGCGAAGCCGAGCAAGCGCAAAAACAAAAGAGCAAAACAAGCGCGAAGCTAAGCTACAAGCAAACGCAAATTTTATCCTCGCACCCTGAAAAAATCGCCGCGCTGGAAGCTAAGATAAAAGAGCTAAACGCGGGCCTTAGCGATCCTAAAATCTATCAGCAAATCGGCCTAACCGCGCTTTATAACGACCTAGAAGCGGCTAAAAACGAGCTTGAAACGCTAGAGAACGAATACTTTGAAGTTTTAGAAATCGCCGAAAATTTGGAGCAAATTTGA
- a CDS encoding M48 family metallopeptidase, producing the protein MFYFLLGIYFFYVAAKAILAILQINFIRAEAKKPAVVLSQSEYKTAAAAAISNQKFEIASLFYHAAIFMMWACWGLGAISGHAYKTGDIGDNVFMVMVFLLVSSLLELPLNIYETFVKDKKLGFSNVTPKIFALDLLKTLALTLVFGTLFVWLVLLCIRFLGDFWWFWAFLLSFAVALVINLIYPTLIAPIFNKMQPLEEGELKSRIEGLLARCGFKSSGVFTIDASKRDNRLNAYFGGLGATKRVVLFDTLVKKLSLEEIIAVLGHELGHFKHKDILKMIALSAVMLFVMFLIFGNIPDAAYQALGLHSGGGGTIVFLLLFSPIFGFLFSPVSSYFSCANEFGADKFAGDVSNKADMISALKKLGSENKAFPKAHPLYAFVYHSHPSLFERINELENDGK; encoded by the coding sequence ATGTTTTATTTTTTACTCGGTATTTATTTTTTTTACGTTGCCGCAAAGGCGATTTTGGCGATTTTGCAGATAAATTTTATACGCGCAGAGGCTAAAAAGCCGGCCGTCGTTTTATCGCAGAGCGAGTACAAAACCGCAGCCGCCGCAGCGATAAGCAATCAAAAATTTGAGATAGCTAGCCTTTTTTATCACGCCGCGATATTTATGATGTGGGCGTGCTGGGGGCTTGGCGCGATATCGGGGCATGCTTATAAAACGGGAGATATAGGCGATAACGTCTTTATGGTTATGGTATTTTTGCTCGTTTCGTCGCTGCTAGAACTGCCGCTAAATATCTACGAAACCTTCGTCAAAGATAAAAAGCTCGGCTTTTCAAACGTAACGCCTAAAATTTTCGCGCTTGACCTGCTTAAAACGCTCGCGCTAACGCTGGTTTTCGGCACGCTATTTGTGTGGCTGGTGCTACTTTGCATTAGATTTTTGGGCGATTTTTGGTGGTTTTGGGCGTTTTTGCTTAGCTTTGCCGTCGCGCTTGTTATAAATCTCATCTATCCGACGCTCATCGCGCCCATCTTTAACAAAATGCAGCCGCTAGAAGAGGGTGAGTTAAAAAGCCGTATAGAAGGGCTTTTGGCGCGGTGCGGGTTTAAAAGTAGCGGCGTTTTTACGATAGACGCCAGCAAGCGCGACAACCGCTTAAACGCCTATTTCGGCGGCCTTGGCGCGACTAAACGCGTGGTGCTTTTCGACACGCTCGTTAAAAAGCTAAGTTTAGAGGAGATAATCGCCGTTTTGGGGCACGAGCTGGGGCATTTTAAGCACAAAGATATCCTAAAAATGATCGCTCTAAGCGCGGTTATGCTTTTTGTGATGTTTTTGATATTCGGCAATATCCCGGACGCGGCGTATCAAGCGCTTGGGCTTCATAGCGGAGGCGGCGGAACGATCGTGTTTTTGCTACTTTTTTCGCCGATTTTCGGATTTTTATTTTCGCCGGTGAGCTCGTATTTTAGCTGTGCGAACGAATTTGGCGCCGATAAATTCGCAGGCGACGTCTCAAACAAAGCCGACATGATAAGCGCGCTAAAAAAGCTAGGCTCCGAAAACAAGGCCTTCCCGAAGGCTCATCCGCTCTACGCGTTCGTCTATCACTCGCACCCAAGCCTCTTTGAGCGTATAAACGAGCTGGAAAATGACGGTAAATGA
- a CDS encoding sodium-dependent transporter — MHKTFTSRWAFIIACVGSAVGMANVWGFPYKVGTNGGGAFLLVYLFFIAIFSYVGLSAEYAIGRRAKTGTLGSYEYAWKSRNWGTFGKILGWIPLAGSMCIAIGYAVIIAYVLKALFQAITGSLMTVDTNTWFESFALSSYSVVPFHFIVVAGTLFTLFFGAHSIEKTNKIMMPLFFVLFFILAIRVAFLDGAFGGYKFVFHSDWGKLADPMVWVAAMGQAFFSLSITGSGMIVYGAYLHKDEDIVDSAQKTAIFDTIAAMTAALVMLPAVFAYGMDPAAGPGLLFVTLPKILQDMPGGQIFAIILFTAVIFGGVTSLQNMFEAVAESIMHKFPSLKRGVVLIALCIICFGIGVNMEAITSWGPWMDFVSIYIIPIGAVIGAVSWFWVIKKEEIMDEINTGAAKKQGAFWYFTGRYIYVPMALTLCIIALSMHISF; from the coding sequence ATGCATAAAACTTTTACCTCTAGATGGGCGTTTATCATCGCTTGCGTGGGCTCGGCTGTCGGTATGGCCAACGTCTGGGGGTTTCCTTATAAGGTCGGTACGAACGGCGGCGGCGCGTTTTTGCTCGTTTATCTGTTTTTTATTGCGATATTTTCCTACGTGGGGCTATCTGCCGAGTACGCTATCGGCAGGCGCGCCAAAACCGGCACGCTAGGCTCATACGAATACGCGTGGAAGAGTCGAAACTGGGGCACGTTCGGTAAAATTTTAGGCTGGATACCGCTGGCTGGCTCGATGTGTATCGCTATCGGCTACGCAGTCATCATCGCGTATGTTTTAAAGGCGCTATTTCAGGCGATCACTGGCTCGCTGATGACCGTGGATACGAACACTTGGTTTGAGTCCTTTGCGCTTTCGTCTTATTCGGTCGTGCCGTTTCACTTTATCGTCGTTGCGGGCACGCTGTTTACGCTGTTTTTCGGCGCGCACAGTATCGAAAAGACAAATAAAATCATGATGCCGCTTTTTTTCGTGCTATTTTTTATCCTCGCTATCAGGGTGGCGTTTCTAGACGGGGCGTTTGGCGGGTATAAATTCGTCTTTCACAGCGACTGGGGCAAGCTAGCTGATCCGATGGTGTGGGTAGCGGCGATGGGGCAGGCCTTTTTCTCGCTATCTATCACGGGTTCTGGTATGATAGTTTACGGCGCGTATCTGCATAAAGACGAAGATATCGTCGATAGCGCGCAAAAGACGGCGATTTTTGACACGATCGCGGCGATGACGGCGGCGCTTGTTATGCTGCCTGCGGTATTTGCCTACGGCATGGATCCTGCGGCGGGACCTGGGTTACTTTTCGTAACGCTACCTAAAATTTTACAAGACATGCCAGGCGGTCAAATTTTCGCGATTATTTTATTTACGGCAGTGATTTTTGGCGGCGTGACCTCGCTACAAAATATGTTCGAAGCCGTCGCCGAGTCGATAATGCACAAATTTCCTAGTCTAAAGCGCGGCGTCGTGCTGATCGCGCTTTGCATAATATGTTTTGGTATCGGCGTAAATATGGAAGCCATAACTAGCTGGGGGCCGTGGATGGACTTTGTCTCGATCTATATCATCCCTATCGGCGCGGTGATCGGCGCAGTGTCGTGGTTTTGGGTCATCAAAAAAGAAGAGATCATGGACGAGATAAATACCGGCGCGGCAAAAAAACAAGGCGCGTTTTGGTATTTTACGGGCAGATATATATACGTGCCGATGGCGCTTACGCTTTGTATCATCGCGCTTAGCATGCATATCTCGTTTTAA
- the prmC gene encoding peptide chain release factor N(5)-glutamine methyltransferase, with the protein MTVNDALKAAASQIAPACEISGANPARVAKALLMSYLGIKIEWIFLNLNRELEDADGYFSLAKRFANHEPLEYITGEAGFYGLSFNVKKGVLIPRPETEILVERSLEVLSNLPAQNGPPLVAEIGAGSGIISICLALNSKAKIIASDISDDALNLARQNAAKFGVEDRIEFVKCAYLDQIYGRFDLLVSNPPYIARDYELDKFVLNEPREALFGGAKGDEILKNIVLLARNRGVKYLACEMGYDQRESMQSALKFNGFEAEFYKDLAGFDRGFVARNVFANF; encoded by the coding sequence ATGACGGTAAATGACGCGCTAAAAGCCGCCGCTTCGCAGATCGCGCCCGCGTGCGAGATAAGCGGCGCAAATCCTGCGCGCGTAGCCAAGGCGCTTTTGATGAGCTACCTCGGCATAAAAATCGAGTGGATATTTTTAAATTTAAACCGCGAGCTAGAGGATGCGGACGGCTATTTTTCGCTAGCAAAGCGCTTTGCAAATCACGAGCCGCTAGAATATATCACGGGCGAGGCGGGCTTTTACGGACTTAGCTTTAACGTAAAAAAAGGAGTCCTGATCCCGCGTCCCGAGACTGAAATTTTAGTCGAAAGATCGCTTGAAGTTTTATCAAATTTGCCCGCGCAAAATGGGCCGCCCCTAGTCGCCGAGATCGGAGCGGGAAGCGGGATAATCAGTATCTGTCTCGCGCTAAACTCAAAAGCTAAAATCATAGCCTCCGATATCAGCGACGATGCGTTAAATTTGGCTAGGCAGAACGCCGCGAAATTCGGCGTAGAGGATAGGATCGAGTTCGTAAAATGCGCGTATCTAGATCAAATTTATGGGCGCTTTGACCTGCTCGTTTCAAACCCGCCTTATATCGCGCGAGACTACGAGCTGGATAAATTCGTACTAAACGAGCCGCGCGAGGCGCTATTTGGCGGCGCAAAAGGCGATGAAATTTTAAAAAATATCGTGCTTCTCGCGCGAAATCGCGGCGTAAAATACCTAGCCTGCGAGATGGGCTACGACCAGCGAGAAAGTATGCAAAGCGCGCTTAAATTTAATGGCTTCGAGGCTGAGTTTTACAAGGATTTAGCCGGATTTGACCGCGGATTCGTCGCGCGAAATGTATTTGCAAATTTTTAA
- a CDS encoding sodium-dependent transporter, giving the protein MDRKSWSSKLTYILAVAGATVGFGATWRFPYLVGQNGGGAYVLVFCIAMIVIGIPMILAENAIGRRLKCNAVDAFGGKNINPAWKIVGWMGLLGAFGIMAYYMVIGGWVLNYIAQIAFGMLDLSQVLSFEATSAFYEQNIVSDPLAISFATLVFVLVNYAILVQGAVGGIERSAKYLMPLLFVLMIVMIVKNLTLDGVAQGVKFYLTPDFSKINLKLFVEVLGQVFFALSLGFGVMITLSSFVKKDEGLVKISIITGILNTLIAVLAGFMIFPSLFSYGVSPDSGPSLVFKSLPIVFSHMPFGGFFAVAFFALLMIAALTTSLPIYEVIITTLQEKFKIKRKSAILLVLGTIFIFGNLPSLMATNLLADVKIFGKNIFDAYDAISATIFFVLTSLGCAIFVGWVLKDEAKREIMQGSEKYAKLVNIWFWYIKFVVPFIILVLFISSFYDNFLK; this is encoded by the coding sequence ATGGATAGAAAATCGTGGAGTTCAAAACTCACATACATTTTAGCCGTTGCAGGAGCTACGGTCGGTTTTGGCGCGACGTGGCGTTTCCCGTATCTGGTTGGGCAAAACGGCGGCGGCGCCTACGTGCTCGTGTTTTGCATCGCGATGATCGTGATCGGTATACCGATGATTTTGGCTGAAAATGCGATCGGCAGACGCCTAAAATGCAACGCCGTGGACGCATTCGGCGGTAAAAATATAAATCCGGCGTGGAAAATCGTGGGCTGGATGGGGCTGCTTGGGGCATTTGGCATCATGGCCTACTACATGGTTATCGGCGGCTGGGTGCTAAACTACATCGCACAGATCGCATTTGGCATGCTCGATCTCTCGCAGGTGCTGAGCTTTGAGGCTACGAGCGCGTTTTACGAGCAAAATATCGTGAGCGATCCGCTGGCTATCAGCTTCGCGACGCTCGTGTTCGTACTCGTAAACTACGCGATCTTGGTGCAGGGCGCAGTCGGCGGTATAGAGCGCTCGGCGAAGTACCTCATGCCGCTACTTTTCGTGCTGATGATCGTGATGATCGTAAAAAACTTGACCTTAGATGGCGTGGCGCAGGGGGTTAAATTTTACCTCACGCCAGATTTTTCAAAGATAAATTTAAAGCTTTTCGTCGAGGTTTTGGGGCAGGTATTTTTCGCGCTTTCGCTTGGTTTTGGCGTGATGATCACGCTTTCTAGCTTTGTTAAAAAGGACGAAGGGCTGGTTAAAATCTCTATCATCACGGGCATCCTAAACACCCTCATCGCCGTGCTTGCGGGCTTTATGATATTTCCGTCGCTCTTTAGCTACGGCGTATCTCCCGACAGCGGCCCAAGCCTCGTGTTTAAGAGCTTGCCGATCGTTTTTTCGCATATGCCTTTTGGCGGATTTTTCGCGGTGGCTTTTTTTGCGCTGCTGATGATCGCCGCGCTCACGACCTCGCTGCCGATCTACGAGGTTATCATTACGACGCTTCAGGAAAAATTTAAAATCAAGCGCAAAAGCGCGATTTTGCTGGTGCTAGGCACGATATTTATATTTGGAAATTTACCGTCCTTGATGGCTACGAATTTGCTTGCGGACGTTAAAATTTTCGGTAAAAATATCTTTGACGCATACGACGCCATCAGCGCTACGATATTTTTCGTGCTGACTTCGCTAGGATGCGCGATATTCGTAGGCTGGGTGCTAAAAGACGAAGCCAAACGCGAGATAATGCAGGGCAGCGAAAAATACGCAAAACTCGTAAATATCTGGTTTTGGTATATCAAATTCGTCGTGCCGTTTATCATTTTGGTGCTTTTTATCAGCTCGTTTTACGATAATTTTTTAAAATAG
- a CDS encoding DUF4149 domain-containing protein, with protein MKSVYFLLLGALIGTELALGALVAPTIFYPQSILGDGVLTQFQSGKLMATIFVKFNYALLAVSVLIALCELASFRSSVKFAAKFSMGMLCAINLALALSFAFYFTPFVMDAQAAGEAATQTAEFAQMHAASEWTMKLMLFAQLALFFIKFKIAEK; from the coding sequence ATGAAAAGCGTTTATTTTTTGCTTCTTGGCGCGCTCATCGGCACGGAGCTGGCTTTGGGCGCTCTGGTTGCGCCGACGATTTTTTATCCGCAGAGCATTCTGGGCGACGGCGTGCTTACGCAGTTTCAAAGCGGCAAACTCATGGCTACGATATTTGTTAAATTTAACTACGCCTTGCTAGCCGTTAGCGTCCTGATCGCGCTTTGCGAGCTTGCATCGTTTAGATCCAGCGTCAAATTTGCCGCTAAATTTAGCATGGGTATGCTTTGCGCGATAAATTTAGCCCTCGCGCTCTCTTTCGCGTTTTACTTCACGCCTTTTGTTATGGACGCGCAGGCTGCGGGCGAGGCGGCGACGCAGACGGCCGAGTTTGCGCAGATGCACGCGGCTAGCGAGTGGACGATGAAGCTGATGTTGTTTGCGCAGCTTGCTTTGTTTTTTATCAAATTTAAAATAGCCGAAAAATGA
- a CDS encoding BCCT family transporter, translated as MIKFQRSKFNNSVFIPSLVVIFLITAFAAIFPNFSNEFFKGMQNYIAAKFGWFYILAVAVILLSIIILGFSKLGEIKLGADHVKPEHKNISWFSMLFAAGMGIGLVFFGVAEPLMHYLNPPLGDAQTIAAQKLAMNITFFHWGMGAWSVYAIVALILAFFSYRHGLPLTLRSAFYPIIGDKIYGKIGNAIDTFAVVATLFGVATSLGYGVLQVNAGLTHVFGLPTMHITLLIVLCFAATISAASGVDKGIKILSNSNIALAICFMFLILFLGDTTQLLKSFVQNSGDYVSTLISNTFNLYAYERQNESWLGGWTLLYWAWWLSWSPFVGLFIAKISKGRTIREFVIGVLFVPTGFTFAWMSFFGNSAIALVQGGFSELATTVNSDSASALFMFLEKFSFSSLLSTIAVFMIVIFFITSADSAAIVMNMLCSNGKDDTPVWQKVFWGVTVGVVAAFLMLAGGLGSLQALTITTALPFAIVLLGAIYGLFKALRVDLTKKETNNFNNMPISDLSKPWQERLSAIITLPGKKDGKKFLNEVVLKAFNELKEEFAKNGLEANVTKAENFVNLNVGLGDEMDFRYGVYLTKSQSPDYTRELEGDDLYYRAEVYLKEGGQDYDVLGWSEATLINDVIEQYRKHMQFLHVVRK; from the coding sequence ATGATCAAATTTCAAAGGTCGAAATTTAACAATTCGGTATTTATCCCATCGCTTGTTGTCATATTTTTAATAACGGCATTTGCAGCGATATTTCCAAATTTCTCAAATGAGTTTTTTAAAGGTATGCAAAACTACATCGCGGCCAAATTTGGCTGGTTTTACATCCTGGCCGTCGCCGTCATACTTCTAAGCATCATCATCCTTGGCTTTAGCAAGCTTGGCGAGATCAAACTGGGAGCCGATCACGTAAAGCCGGAGCACAAAAATATCTCGTGGTTTTCTATGCTTTTTGCCGCCGGCATGGGCATCGGACTTGTGTTTTTTGGCGTGGCCGAGCCGCTCATGCACTATCTAAATCCGCCGCTCGGCGACGCGCAAACTATCGCAGCGCAAAAGCTTGCGATGAATATTACCTTCTTTCACTGGGGCATGGGCGCATGGTCGGTCTATGCTATCGTGGCATTAATTCTCGCCTTTTTCTCGTATAGACACGGCTTGCCGCTCACGCTTAGATCGGCGTTTTATCCGATCATCGGCGATAAAATTTACGGCAAGATCGGCAACGCCATCGACACATTTGCCGTCGTGGCGACGCTTTTTGGCGTAGCGACCTCGCTAGGATACGGCGTACTTCAGGTAAATGCCGGCCTTACGCACGTTTTTGGCCTGCCGACTATGCATATCACGCTTCTTATCGTGCTTTGTTTTGCAGCGACCATCTCAGCGGCAAGCGGCGTGGATAAGGGGATTAAAATTTTATCAAACTCAAATATCGCGCTAGCTATATGTTTTATGTTTTTGATACTATTTTTAGGCGATACGACGCAGCTTTTAAAGTCGTTTGTGCAAAACAGCGGCGACTACGTCTCGACGCTTATTTCAAATACCTTTAACCTCTACGCCTACGAGAGGCAAAATGAGAGCTGGCTTGGCGGTTGGACGCTGCTATACTGGGCTTGGTGGCTATCTTGGTCGCCGTTTGTGGGGCTTTTTATAGCTAAAATCTCAAAGGGCAGGACGATAAGAGAATTTGTGATCGGCGTACTTTTCGTGCCAACCGGCTTTACATTTGCCTGGATGAGCTTTTTTGGCAACTCGGCGATCGCGCTTGTTCAGGGCGGATTTAGCGAGCTTGCAACGACCGTAAATTCCGACTCGGCTTCGGCGCTTTTTATGTTTTTAGAAAAATTTAGCTTTTCAAGCTTGCTAAGCACGATCGCAGTCTTTATGATCGTCATATTTTTCATCACTTCGGCCGACTCAGCGGCGATCGTGATGAACATGCTTTGCTCAAACGGCAAGGACGATACGCCGGTTTGGCAAAAGGTCTTTTGGGGAGTTACAGTGGGCGTCGTGGCGGCATTTTTGATGCTAGCCGGCGGCCTTGGCTCGCTTCAAGCACTTACGATAACTACGGCGTTGCCGTTTGCCATAGTGCTACTTGGCGCTATTTACGGGCTATTTAAGGCGTTACGTGTGGATCTAACCAAAAAAGAGACAAATAACTTTAACAACATGCCCATTAGTGATCTTTCAAAGCCGTGGCAAGAGCGCCTAAGTGCGATCATTACGCTGCCAGGCAAGAAAGATGGCAAGAAATTTTTAAACGAAGTCGTGCTAAAAGCCTTTAACGAGCTAAAAGAGGAATTTGCCAAAAACGGACTTGAGGCAAATGTAACAAAAGCTGAAAATTTCGTAAATTTAAACGTCGGGCTTGGCGACGAGATGGACTTTAGATACGGCGTATATCTCACCAAAAGCCAGAGCCCGGACTACACTAGAGAGCTTGAAGGCGACGATCTTTACTACAGAGCCGAGGTATATCTAAAAGAGGGCGGTCAAGACTACGACGTGCTTGGTTGGAGCGAGGCCACGCTGATAAACGACGTCATCGAGCAATACCGCAAACATATGCAGTTCTTGCATGTAGTTAGAAAATAA
- a CDS encoding MATE family efflux transporter — translation MNLSLKKLTIPIFLDMFLHFVTLIINTYMVTKVSVHLVGAMGAGNQVMDLFMTIFNFLSVGCSVVVAQALGAKNINLAKRVIHASITFNTIIGLFSAVFIYFFGFEILELLNVPQQLRQESFGYLHMLGVALAFDGIGMVLAAVLRVYNFAAAVMLVSLLMNIITLCGNAIALFGWLGLPNYGLYGVAVSTVAGRLVGVIVLFLILTRYAKVKIFFKRLFSLPFAILRKILSVGLPSAGENLLWMAQYMVAFGFVASMGEASLNVQTVYFQITLLILLCGASISVANEVIVGHLVGAMRFDEAYSRTFRALRIGFIATLAVVLAAYFGKFEIMERLNLTEELKAVMLPLFTLSIVLEAGRTFNIVIVNALRASGDAKFPLMTGAVFMWGVSLPLGYYLGIVQGMGIIGVWIGFTADEWLRGLVNTWRWRSRKWQSKRLV, via the coding sequence ATGAATTTATCGCTCAAAAAGCTTACTATACCGATATTTTTAGATATGTTTTTGCACTTTGTTACGCTCATCATAAACACCTACATGGTGACTAAGGTCAGCGTCCATCTAGTCGGCGCCATGGGCGCAGGCAATCAAGTCATGGATTTATTTATGACGATCTTTAACTTTTTGAGCGTTGGCTGCTCGGTCGTAGTCGCGCAGGCTCTAGGCGCTAAAAATATAAATTTAGCCAAACGCGTCATACACGCCAGCATCACGTTTAATACGATAATTGGGCTTTTTAGCGCGGTTTTTATTTACTTTTTCGGATTTGAAATTTTAGAGCTTTTAAACGTCCCGCAGCAGCTTAGACAGGAGAGTTTTGGCTACCTGCACATGCTAGGCGTAGCGCTTGCTTTTGACGGTATCGGCATGGTGCTAGCAGCCGTGCTTCGCGTCTACAACTTCGCCGCCGCCGTCATGCTAGTCTCGCTTTTAATGAACATCATTACTCTTTGCGGCAACGCTATCGCGCTTTTTGGCTGGCTGGGACTGCCAAACTACGGTCTCTACGGCGTCGCGGTCTCGACGGTCGCGGGACGACTAGTGGGCGTTATCGTGCTATTTTTGATCCTGACCCGCTACGCCAAAGTCAAAATTTTCTTTAAACGTCTATTTAGCCTGCCGTTTGCGATCTTGCGTAAAATTTTATCCGTCGGGCTTCCGAGTGCGGGCGAAAATTTGCTCTGGATGGCGCAGTACATGGTGGCTTTCGGCTTTGTAGCGAGCATGGGCGAGGCTAGCTTAAACGTGCAAACCGTTTATTTTCAAATCACGCTTTTAATCCTACTTTGCGGAGCCAGCATCAGCGTGGCTAACGAAGTCATCGTGGGGCATTTAGTAGGAGCGATGAGATTTGACGAGGCCTACTCGCGCACGTTTCGCGCGCTTCGTATCGGCTTTATCGCGACTCTAGCGGTCGTTTTGGCGGCGTATTTCGGCAAATTTGAGATCATGGAGCGGTTAAATTTGACCGAGGAGCTAAAGGCCGTCATGCTGCCGCTTTTTACCCTTTCTATCGTTTTAGAAGCCGGAAGGACATTTAACATCGTCATCGTAAATGCTCTGCGTGCGAGCGGGGATGCTAAATTTCCGCTGATGACTGGCGCGGTGTTTATGTGGGGCGTGAGCCTGCCGCTAGGATATTATCTAGGCATCGTGCAGGGCATGGGGATCATCGGCGTTTGGATCGGATTTACCGCCGACGAGTGGCTGCGCGGTCTTGTTAATACGTGGCGCTGGAGAAGCAGAAAATGGCAGTCAAAACGCCTCGTGTAA